Part of the Lagenorhynchus albirostris chromosome 19, mLagAlb1.1, whole genome shotgun sequence genome, tatttatttttagagcgctctctttctatttatttatttatttggctgcgctgggtcttagttggagcacgtgggatcttcgttgcggcacgcaggatctttggttggagcatgcgaactcttagttgcggcatgcgtgtgggatctagttccctgaccggggatcgaactcATGCCCCCTTCATcaagagcacagagtcttagccactggaccaccagggaagtcccaaacatgATTTAGTATTACAAAAATAGTTTTGTGGACTCCCTGAAACTATCTTAGGGACCCCTGGGGTCCCTGGACCTTCctgtgagaaccactgccctaggcAAATGGCTtcacttctgtgcctcagtttgcccCTCTCCAaagtggagatgggggtgggacgGACCTCAGAGGGTGGCTGAGGTTGGATGATTGAGAGTTGGCCTGGGGGTCAGGGGTCAAGCAGTGTCCCTTGGGATTATTCCCATGACCGCCTGGCAAAATAATGAAATGCTCCATCTATAGCGgttcctctctctctcagagGGAAAATGTCCCGGTCCACAAAGCCAAAGAACTTGGCTACAAGACAAGCAGCCCAGTGCCAAATACCGCAGAGGGTCAAAGCAGTTGACAACTAAGAATAGAGTGGGGAATTTGTCCCTGAGGAGGTGAACTCGACCTTCATGAgtgccagtggggaggggggagctggGGCGGAAGCCATGGGGCCAGGGCGGAGGAGGGGGATGGCAGGTGAGCTGGGTGGCAGCAGGTGCTGGGCTTGCTCCAaagctgggggtgaggggaagcTGGAGGAGGGGCGGTGGGTGGAGTTGGGGTGTTTCACCAAGGTTACCTTCTGCAATCAGCACAGTGGCCGCGGCTGGGGTGACAGAAATGTTCCGCATCTCGATTGGGGCGGGTAGTTACGAGGGTGTATGCAATTGTCAGAACGTATCAAGCTGCATCCTTAAGGTCTGTGCATCTATTCTACGTAAATATacctacaaaacaaaaaatgggtTTCTGGGAGGAAGATGCCAGTAGGGGGAGTGCGAGATCTGTAGCTCAAGGAGAGGTGTTTGAGTTTTGAAAGTGAAAGGCAAGTTTCTGAAAGCAGCCGGAACCGGGAAATAAGATGAAGTTGCCTTTCACATTGTGGGTGCTCCTGgttgtgcctccctcccccaccttctggATCCTCCTTTCAGCCACAGAGCCAGAGAGAGTATTTCCTGAACATTCCATATGCCATGCTCTGAGTATGACCTCATTTAGTCCACACAGCAGTCCAGTCGTGTCAACTAGATCCTATGGTTCTCCCCACTTCTTACCAAAGGACTCAGAGAGGAGATCACAAGTCCAGAGTCACAGCCAGCAGGGGGCCAACCTGGACTCAGGCCCAGGCCGGTCTTATTCCTTTGATCCATCTAACCCCCTCCTTCTCGTtccatttattcttatttatccCCCAGTCAGTCCCCTCCCCTACATGGGCAATCATTCTTATAGGCATCATCTTTTGTTTGCAGGTgtttaaaatgtatcattttgttCATGTGCAGATTgtttcatttcttacttttttcaCCCAGCATTGTGTTTTTAAGATCCACCCACAGGAATTCCCTGttggtctggtggttaggactctgcgctttcactgccgagggtgagcgttcaatccctggttgggaaactaagattccacaagctgcatggcactgccaaaagaaaaaaagtcacccACGATGCTCTGTACACGCCTGGTCAGTTGCATCTCACTGCTGGGTGGTCTCCATGACGGGCAGTCACTATCCATTCCACGAGGGCGGGATATTCAGTTGCCTTTGACTCCCCTCCAGTATAAATAACACCACTGTGAACATCTTCACACATGCTTCCTAGTGCTGTCGCCTTTGGGGCACATACGCCCAAGTGCAAAATCGCCTGCACTCACTTTGCTGAAGTACCACCAGCCTGTGTTCCCCCAGCATCACCTGAGGGGATTCCTATCACCCACCCTCACCCTATCCAGGTATCTTATCCAGCTCTCAAAGTTTCGCCCGCCAGCCTAGTGATAGATTTAAAgtggtgtctcactgtggttttcctGTGAGGAGAATTGGAGGCATCTCTCCATCTACCTGTTAGTCTTTGAGCTGCTTCTGTAAATCGCCTCTTCATATCCTCGGCTCATTTTCCTCTTGGGGTAGCTGGGTTTTTCTTGTTGACTTGCCAGCGTTCCGTGTACAGTCAGTTCTGCTCTAACACTTGTTTTGAAAACTCGAGATTTATTCCAATGCAATGGATACATTAGGGAACAATTTGAACATAAGGCATGTTGCACCTAAATGAAGCCAGGTGCGCTTGGTTGAAATGAGCGTGTAGGCATACACAGAGGACACGCTCAACACATCCAGAACATCTACTGGGCGCTTCAGTTCCCCATTCGTGTTACGAGCCCCACCGACCACATCTGGTGCTAGAACTTTCCATCAGATAACCCTCCTTCCACCACCTCACCGTAACTCACAACGTGTACCCCTTCCGACACCACTTCCACAAGCAAACTTCAGGTCTTTTTCAGGGTTGACTGCCATATTTGTTTTTGGGAGGTATAGGCATTTCTTAACCATTTAACGTGTGCAAAACTCTCTtcccctgccccactcccagcTTTCCCGTCAGATCAGATCGGGGGCCAGAAAGGTCCAGTCCTCTCTGCGTGGGCCCCCTCTGGTCACACAGCCCTGCAGCTGCCCCTTCCTTACCCCCCAGGATGACGCGCCACGGCAAGAACTGCACGGCGGGGGCCGTCTACACCTACCATGAGAAGAAGAAGGACACAGGTactgggtttgggggagggggcaaaTGGACCCTGAAGTCCCCATGTTACTTTGCTCCTCTGGTTGTGCTCTCTGGGCATGTGTCTTTCCCCCGACCGTGTAAGTAACAGCCACGTGACTGATGGTCATGACCGGAAACGTAACAGCCCACGTGAGCCAGCAACCTTCTCCCTGCCTTGTCGTGGGCACTGCGTTAAGTGCCTTCCATGCTAAGCCTCCCAGACACCCGCTGAGGAAGGAATCACTGTTGTCAGGCCATATTCCAGAGGcggaaacggaggcccagagaggtacaGACGCGTGAGCTTGGTCACAGAGCCAGAAGGCCCGGGGGGAGTCAGTTACGAGCCTCTTCCCCGAGCTGCCTCAGGGACAGGGCCTGTCTGTCACTTACCCTCTGGGGATGAACGCCTTCCTGTGGGTTGTGCAGCCCTGTCCCCAACGCAGACACACAGCCCAAGCTCTTGACTGCCTGTTCTCTGAGTCCCCCTACCTCGGAGTCCTCTCTGTGCCTTTCTCTCCGGGTTTGGAGAAGGGCACATCTCCTGCCTCtccatccctctgcctctctctgtccccAGCGGCCTCAGGCTACGGCACCCAGAACATTCGACTGAGCCGGGATGCCGTCAAGGACTTCGATTGCTGCTGCCTCTCTCTGCAGCCGTGCCACGACCCTGTTGTTACGTAAGCTGGGAACGCGGGTGGGCGGGTCAGGGTGACGAGGGCAAGGGAATCGCCAGGAGGGGGCTGCACAGCCAGGGCGCCCTGGCAAGCCACCTACCCTCCCGCAGCCTCAGTGTTCTCCTCTGAGACATGGGCATGATCCTAGTACGCTTCATGGGGTGTGGAAAAGAATACATTCACAATAGAGGGCAGGGCTCCTGGAAAGTGGCTAGCCCATAATAACAGCTCACGTGTGGAGTGCTTACTGTTACCTACCTCTTAGCGTCTGGCAAAGGCTTCAGCGAGATAATGGGTAGAAGGTACTTAGTCCACTGACTAAATATGTGCTCAATTACTGGTCCATTTTGTAGACATCGCGATGAAAGTAGATCGTGGTTCAGGGTCCCCGAGGCTACCGGGAGGTTCAGTGGTTCACTAGAAGAACACACAGAACTCAGCAAAGCAGTTATCCTCAAATGACAGCTTATGACAGCAAAAGGTTACAGATTAAAACCAGCAATGGGGGTGGtttcccaggcagtccagtggttaagactccgagcttccagtgcagggggcgtgggtttgatccctggtcggggaactgagatcccacatgccgggcttccctggtggcgcagtggttaagaatccgcctgccaatacaggggacacgggcttgatccccagtccgggaagatcccacatagcacagagcaactaaacccatgcaccacaactactgagcctgtgctctagggcccatgagccacaactactgaagcccacgcacctagagcccatgctccgcaacaagagaagccactgcaatgagaagcccgcccactgcaacgaagagtagccgccgctcgccgcaactagagaaagcccgcacgcagcaacaaagacccaacgcagccaaaaataaataaaataaaagatcccacgtgccgcgtggcatggccaaaaaaatttttttttaaataaatagatttatttatttatttatttatggctgcattgggtctttgttgctgcgcgcgggctttctctagttgcggcgagtgggggctactcttcattgtggtatgcaggcttctcattgcggtggcttctcttattgtggatcatgggctctaggtgcacgggtttcagtagtggcacacgggctcagtagttgtagctcgtgggctctagagcgcaggctcagtagttgtagcgcacgggcttagttgctccacggcctgtgggatcttcccggaccagggcttgaacccgtgtcccctgcattggcaggcagatgcttaacaactgcgccaccagggaagcccccccaaaattttttaaattaataaaagcagCAGTGGGAAAAGACACGTGGGGCAGAGTCCCAGAGAGACCAGGCACAAGCTTCCTTTGTCTCTCTCAGTGGAGTCGCAGGAAAGCACTTAATTTTCGCAGCCGCAGTTACTACCCACCAGGAAGCTTGCTCCAGCCTTGgcgtccagagtttttattggagGTTAGTCACCTAGGCCTGGCTGACCTTGGTCTTCAGCCCCTCCAGAGGTCCAGCTCACACCACATGGTCCCAACCTCCCAGGCAAACAGAGACACTCTTAACAGGCAGGACATTCCAAGGCCTAGAGGTGCCCTCCCAGGAGCCAGTCCTTTGGTTGGAATGTGCAGGGTTTGCACAGCCCAGGCCTGCTGAGCTGACCGTTTACAGTGCGAGATTTTGCCTGCGCATCAGAGGACATTATAAAGCCGGGAGAGTTAAAACAGTGCGGTCACCTCAGAGAGCTGAGCCGAGCCCTGAGCGAGCAGCTGCCTAGAAGACGCTCAGTGGTTGCCCTGGGCAGGGAGCTGATGTTCAGCAGGTGACTGTCAGTCTCTGGCCATGTGGCCTGGGCCAGGCCCATGTTTTCTCATCCCCTCCTCTCTTTGCAGCCCCGATGGCTACCTGTATGAGCGGGAGGCAATCCTAGAGTACATTTTGCACCAGAAGAAGGAGATCGCCCGGCAGATGAAGGTGGTTGGGCTGGGAGAAGGGGGTGCAGGCGTGGGTAGGTGGTTTCGATGCTGGGCCTCCCATCTAAATTCCTCCCCGCCCAGGCCTCTCctgtgcttttccctctgccGGGCACACCGTCCCCTCCCACTTCTGGTTAAATTCTTCTCGTTCTCCAGATTTCAGCCCAGGTGTTGCCTCCTCTGGCCTCTTGCTAGTCCAGGGCCCTGAGGGCCTGCCCCTGTCACCTCTTCTTTGGCACTTGTCACAGTTGTGACTCTACCTGTGGCTGTCTGATACAGGCCCCAGGGGCAGGGAGCGGGGCTCTCACCCACCCCAAGGCCCTAGGTTCTCGGGACATACTTTGTAAATGAGTGGATGCCAGCTCatctccttgggcctcagttttattGTCTCTAAAATGGGCTGACAGGGCCAAACTAGAGGGCACTGCAGGGCATGTGGGAAATGCTCACAGATAAGAACTTCTTAGGCATTTTCTTGGAGCCAGGCCCACGTTCCATTGCTGAGCTCATTTTGTGGCTAGGAGGGACCCTGTCTCCCTCCTTGTCCTGCCGGCTTTTCCAGAGCTCAGAAAGCACTGGGGGCCAGATTCTTGTTGAGCTTTTGGTCTGGAGTGCGTGGCTTCCCCTCTGCCCAGGTCCTCCACCCAGCCTTGTGGCCCCCTCATCGTGCAGCCCACATCGGAAGCCCTCCCGAGCATCAGTCAGCGTCAGCGTTCCCTCCTTGCTCACTTGGTGGCCGGAGCAGTGTCTCCTCTTGCCCTCACACTGCCTGAGCCTTCATGGCTCCATAAACCTTCTCTGCTCCCTACTATCCTGGAACTCGGGCTGTTGAGGGCAGGGACAGAGTCTACACTGTATGGACTGTATAATAGATAAGTGGTAAAATATACTGTATAATTAATAACATATGGCCCCaaattacatttattgagcacttactatgtgccaggccaggtgctaagtgttttaaaaaatcctcctGTGTAACCCTCCCAGTGAGCCTCCGAGGTAGGTCACCATTGTCAGCCCGTTTtacggatgaagaaactgaggccaggacaGGTCACAGTGCTTACTGGAGGCCACAGAGCTAATCAGTGACAAAGGCAGGGTTTGACCTCTGGCAGTCCCGCTTCAGCCAAGCTGTTGACCACCGAGTCCCAAACCAGCTAAAGTGGAAATGGCTTAACTGTCCTACAGTTGGTGAAGGGACAGGCAAAGGCAGCAGAGGCACACCACGGATAACTGTGCAGCCGATTAAACATTCACACCCAGGCAGTCACCAGCCTCCACCAAACAGAGCCTCTGCCAGGAACCTCCCCTGTATGGGTTCCGGTTCACCCACCTTTAAATTCAAAGAGGCACCCCGGCCCCCACCTAGGGTGCCCCAAACTCACAAGCCACAGGAGGATGCCTAGCTCGCTCCTGCCTGGCTGCCCGCAGGCCTACGAGAAGCAGCGGGGCGCCCGGCGTGAGGAGCAGAAGGGGCTGCGGCGGGCGGCCGCGCAGGACCAGGTGcggggcttcctggagaaggaggcGGCCATCGTGAGCCGGCCCCTCAACCCCTTCACGCCCAAGGCCGCCTCCGGGGACTGCCCAGGTGAGAGAGAAGTGGACATGCAAGTGGGTGGGGCTCCCGCGGGGCCAGGTGCCTCCCTGGTTGCGTCCGAACCCCTCTCCCCCCTGCAGATGATGCCCGACCCGGGTCCAGTGCGGGCCCCACAGGCAAGGACAAGGACAAAGCGCTGCCCAGCTTCTGGATCCCATCGCTGACCCCCGAGGCCAAGGCCACCAAGCTGGAGAAGCCGGTGAGCGCCCTACTCCAGCAAGCGCCTGTGTGTGCCCGCTTTGCCAGAGAGGGCCAGGGTCCTgagggcccctcccctccctcacaggGACCCCCATCCTCCCTCCGCCTGGCTCGAGCCCCGCCTGTTGACTCGGCCCCCCTCCTGCTCCCCAGTCGCGCATTGTGACCTGCCCCATGTCCGGGAAGCCGCTGCGCATGTCCGACCTGACGCCCGTGCGCTTCACGCCGCTCGACAGCTCCGTGGACCGTGTGGGGCTCATCACGCGCAGCGAGCGCTACGTGTGTGCCGTGACCCGCGACAGCCTGAGCAACGCCACACCGTGCGCCGTCCTGCGGCCCTCGTGAGTCACCTGGGGGACAGCCTGGGGACCTGTGGGACGGGGCGGGCTTGGGCTGCGGCTCTCTCTTTGGGGCGGGGCCTCTGATCGTCGTACCCCACACTCACCCTCACTGCAGTGGGGCCGTGGTCACCGTGGAGTGCGTGGAGAAGCTGATTCGCAAGGACATGGTGGACCCCGTGACCGGCGAGAAGCTCACGGACCGCGACATCATCGTGCTGCAGCGAGTGAGTGGCACCCCTCCTCCCTGTCCCCTAGCCTTCCGGTAACCCCGACCTGCTTCCAGAGGCCCCGCCCCCTTACCGAGGCCCCGCCCCACTAAGGGAGCGGGGGCCCAACCTAACCTCGCGGGCCAGGGAACCCCCACGGCACCCCAGCTCCCCGccgcctctcctcctcctcctctaggGCGGCACGGGCTTCGCGGGCTCCGGAGTGAAGCTGCAGGCCGAGAAGTCCCGGCCGGTGATGCAGGCCTGAGCGCGCGGTAAACCAAATAAATGGGATTGTTGGACGCGACAGGCCGTGTGGCGCCGTCATTCACCGCGCCAGAGCCCGGTGACAGCGTGAGCTCAGGAATGACTGCGCTTTGAAAGCGTGGGCTAAAAATATTTGATTGTGGTCTCACGTTAAGAGTAATATCTGAATCGAATGCAAACGCACAGCTTTAAATGGGTTGAGTGGCCAGAGTGGCCAGAGGTCGGAGTCTGGGCCGCGACCACAGGAGGGCGCCACTTTAATGGACTGTAGAAGTCCCCGCACTTTCTTTTGAGATAAACCAAATTTGAAGCCCAGGAGGCGACCCGGAACGCGTCTCCCGTTGTAAAGTTTGATAAGACACGCAAAGGAAATGAAGTGCTGTGTGTGACTGAGAAAGCGAACAGCCGGCACCCTGTCTAGAGAAGGCAGTCAGGaacactccctcccccaccacctggaggctggagggtgaagaggaagaggaaaccgCAAGTGCAAAGTCCCGGAGGCAGCACTTGGCAGGTGTGAAGAGGGAGGAGTTCAGAGCACCCAGGCCTAGTGGACCTGCCTGGAGCTCAGACTTGACTAGGAGGGCAGGGGTGGCCTTTAAAGCTATGTTTTTAATAACCATTGAATCACAAAAGCTGACCCTGTGCAGTGTGGAGAACCAGAGCATACAGTCAAGCAAAGATtgcaaaaataaagtcttaaaagtCCTGACTCTGAGCGATACCCAGGTCCGGTCCTTCCAGGTCTTTCTCACATGAGTTTTTTCAACCAAAGTGAGATTTCCATGCAAGTACTGTTCTGTTCATTGAACAGtctctaccttttcattttggtaAGAGGTCTTCTCATCCAATGCCCAGGCGAGATTCAGAGTGTCCTTGAGTGCTGGGCAAGCCCCTGTCTGGTACAGGACCACTTGGTGCGTCTGGCCGCAGGGAAAGGTGTTAGCAGGAGGGTGGGTCATCCTTGCACCCTGGGGAGCCCCGGAAACCCAGCAGTTCCTCCCTCAGACGCTTCTAGACCCTTCCCTTGGTCCCTAAGAGCCTTCACGCCCCACTCTTGGGCTCCCAGTCCCATTGTCTTGGGAGGATGCTTGTACCCATTTTGCAGAACAGCCCACCAAGGCTGAGAAgacaacttgcccaaagtcacactgcTCAAGACCATAGCTGAGCCCAGGTTCACCCAGAGGTCAGCCACCTCCAGATACCTGCACCCGCCTCATTCAGTCTTGCCCTCCTCCACATCCTTTGCACCCTTCCTCCCCTAGGTTTCCCACACTGCCACCCACAGACCTCTCCACCTTGGCAAGCTCGCACCCCATCCCTTTACCCAGAATGATAGAGatcttccctccttctctaaACACCCCCAATCCCCGTCCTCTTAAGAGCTCTCAACCACCCCGAGTCTCTTCTCTCAGTTCCCCCCACCAAGGATCCTGTTTATGTGTGGTACagaccactccccaccccaaatAAAGATTTAAAGGTGCAAGATTGGAAATTCTGGATTCCCACAAGGAGCCTAAATCCCACTCTTTAGTTCACAGGCCCTTTGAGACACTCTttgcggggaggggtggggtgtgaGTCAAGGTGCTCACTCTAAGCCATAGGTTTCCTTTAAGATTTCAAAGGTAACAAGGAGAGGAAGCAAGAGTCAGACCACAGCTGAAGCTGTGGCAGGAGAAGGGAGGGATGGGAAGTGGAGACAAATTTTGTGTTTTCTCAACAGAGGTTCCTTAGACACTGGTCTAGAGTTCAgagccaaggggcttccctggtggcgcagtggttaggaatccgcctgccaatgtaggggacacgggttcgagccctggtccgggaagatcccacatgctgcggagcaactaagcctgcgtgccacagctactaaagcccgcatgcctggaacccgtgctcctcaacaagaaaagccatcgcaatgagaagcctgcgcaccgcaacgaagagtagcccccgctcgctgcaactagagaaagcccgtgcgcagcaacaaagacccaacgcagccaaaaataaataaataaatattttaaaaagatgatgttCAGAGCAAGAAATGGGCGTGGTGGGGCTTGGTGGGGTGTGCCCACTGGTGGCTCCAGCCACCAACAGTACTTTAGGACAACTGTGATTACttgttgagatttttaaattgGGGAGACTTTTCTGGAAAGCGAAAACTATATAGACAGGGAGCAAATCCTTGGTgtccaggggtgggggagggattgaCTACAAGGAGGGTTAACAAGAGTTTGAGGAGGGGGGATGGATCTGTTCTAATCTtcactgtggtgatggttgtatgaAGATGATTTGTCAAAATTCACCAAAGAGAGTGGGCtttatatgaattaaaatttaaaagtgcaGAAAAGGGGCGGGGCACTTTGTGTGAgtagatttccatttctcttaaaaaaatcagCTTAGGGAtcccaagaaaattaaaaacatgttcaTGCAAAAACTTCTACATGAATGATCCTGGCAGCACTAATGGTGCAGAAACAACCCATCAACCCAGTtgatgtccatcaactgatgagtggataaacaaaatgtgctagagacatacaatggaatattattcagccataaaaaggaatggaattctgaTCCACGCTAAAACGTGggccttgaaaacatcatgctaagtaaaaagccagatgaggggcttccctggtggcgcagcggttgagagtccccctgccgatgcaggggacatgggttcgtgccccggtctgggaggatcccacatgccacggagcggctgggcccgtgagccatggccactgggcctgcgcgtccggagcctgtgctccgcaacgggagaggccacagcagtgagaagcccatgtaccgcaaaaaaaaaaaaaaaaaagccagatgaaaggtcacatattgtatgactcctgttatataaaatgtccagaatagacaagtTCATAGAGATGAAAAGTAAATTATTGGTTGTCAGgggccagagggaggagggaattgGGGAGTGACTAATTAAAGTcctggtttggggcttccctggcggtccagtggttaagactccgcacttccctggactctgcatttccactacAGGgtgggcatgggtttgatccctggtcagggaactaacattccacatgccacatggtgcagccagataaataaagagagaaagaaagagagagaaaggaaggaaggaaggagggagggagggagggaggaagggaggaaggaaagaaagaaaagaaaaaagaaagagaaagaaaaagagaaaggaaggaaggaaaagaaagaaaaagaaagtcagtcAGTCCTGGTTTGttgttggggtgatgaaaatgttccggGATCAGATGATGGTAATGGATACACAACCTCGTAAATTTAAAGATCACTGAATCGTACATTTCAAAGGGTTAATAATTTTCTAGTAGACGAGTTATaactcaatgttttaaaaatcagaagatctgACATTGTCAAGAGACCCCACCTGACTGCTTCTCCCAGGCTGGCTCTCAGAAGCCGGTGGATTCCATCACTGATCTGGAGGTGTCAGGGGTCACCAGAGAACTAAAAGCAGAAACAGTTCCAAAGTTCCCAAAGTTCTCAATAAGCACGTGGAGAAACTAGAATTTTCTTTACCATGCTGGTAGGCATGGAAACTGGGGAAACGATTTGGCAACATGTAGTAAAACTAAAGAATGGTGACTGCATGACCTGGCAATCTTACTCTGACCTCTGCAACCAACACACATACAAACAGGCTCACACTTACTGGAAATGGCCCAAGTTTATCAACAGCAGAATGCATGGCCGGTGGGCCATTCCCAGTGGAGTGCTATACAGCAACGAAAAGGACCCCTCTGCCCAACACCTATGAGTGCACACAACGTGCTTCTACTTCTCTAAATAAATAGGCGAAAGTATGCCCTTTGAAATTGGGGTAGTAGTTATCCCTGGGGAGGTGATGTCTGGGTCCTCCTGGGGGCTGACAGtgttctctttcttcatctgagTACTAGTTACAAGTGTGTGCATGCAGTCTGAAAATTAATGTTGCTGAACACTTGAGTTGTACACTTTTCTATTCATATGTTATTCTCCCATAAAAATGTCCTTAAATTCActgcaatagggcttccctggtggcacagtggttgagagtccgcctgccgatgcaggggacacgggttcgttccccggtctgggaggatcccacatgccgcggagcggctgggcccgtgagccatggccgctgagcctgcgcgtccggagcctgtgctccgcaacgggagaggccccaacagtgagaggcccgcgtagcgcaatgtaaaaaaaaaaaaaaaaaaaaaaaaaattcactgcaaTAACAAAGAGATGTCCTTGGCAGTTTGGCAGTGTCTACCGAATTCataaattccatttctaggaatttatctgcAGTTAAATTCATGGAAAATTACGGATGTGCTAGTGCCTTCTGTGCAGCATCCTTTGGAAGAGAAAAGactagaaacaacttaaatgttgtTCAGTAGAGAACTGGTTAAATAATTTATCCAGAAGAATATCACTCAGCTGTAAGACTGGGGAAgcccataaataatttttaaaatttaaaattggaGGATtctggctcaaaaaaaaaaaaaaaaagcattgggcttccctggtggcgctgtggttgagagtccgcctgccgatgcaggggacacgggttcgtgccccggtccgggaagatcccatatgccgcagagcggctgggcccgtgagccatggccgctgtgcctgtgcgtctggagcctgtgctccgcaacgggagaggccacaacagtgagaggcccgcgtaccgcaaaaaaaaaaaaaaaaaaaaaagcattaagagAAACAAGAAAGGTTATTATCTGCTATCATTTCCATTAAAAGTAAAACAAGTTGTGCATTTTTTGCTTAATTCTGTGTAAATTCTCCCTGAGAAAAACACTGGCTGCCAGAAGAGGCGACCTTAGTGGAAGGAAGGCTTTGGTTTTAGTATCATCATATGTATTTAGAATTTTGTATCCTACGAGTATATtgccaaaatttaaaatgtgcaaaagattaaaaaaaaacaacaaacctggGGAGAGACACTAAGAGTGACCGGGTGCTGAGCAGCTATTTATCATAAGTTTctccataaaaataatttgttgctATGTATGagtattattttg contains:
- the NOSIP gene encoding nitric oxide synthase-interacting protein, which encodes MTRHGKNCTAGAVYTYHEKKKDTAASGYGTQNIRLSRDAVKDFDCCCLSLQPCHDPVVTPDGYLYEREAILEYILHQKKEIARQMKAYEKQRGARREEQKGLRRAAAQDQVRGFLEKEAAIVSRPLNPFTPKAASGDCPDDARPGSSAGPTGKDKDKALPSFWIPSLTPEAKATKLEKPSRIVTCPMSGKPLRMSDLTPVRFTPLDSSVDRVGLITRSERYVCAVTRDSLSNATPCAVLRPSGAVVTVECVEKLIRKDMVDPVTGEKLTDRDIIVLQRGGTGFAGSGVKLQAEKSRPVMQA